The Asticcacaulis sp. MM231 genomic interval CTATGAAAATCTGCTCCTGAGCGTGGCGAAAGACCTGATCGGCTCTAAGGGGGCTGCGCGCGATCTGGTCCACGATGTGTATGCTCAGGTTCTCGTGGGCGACCGGTGGCGTACGATTGAGAACCCGAAAGCCTATCTTCGCAAATCGGTTGTACATGCGGCCTATGCTTTTTTGGCCAAGAGCCGCATCGTGCCCTTAGCGCACGGCGACGATGTCAAAGACGATGTGAAGGATGAACTGCCAGGTCCGGACGTGGAGGCCGAACAAAGGGATCATCTGCGCCGCGTGTTGGTGGCGATGAATAAGCTACCCCCCAAAAGTCGGCGTGTCATGATCCTGAGGAAGGTCCAGGGTTTGTCGGGACAAGAAATCGCCAAGCGGCTGGGTATCAGTTTGAAGGGTGTAGAGATCCACCTGACGCGCGGCATGGTCGCCCTCAACAAACATTTAGAGGCAGACGCTGTGGGGTTGGGGTTGAACGCGACCCTCTATACGCAAGACAGCACCGCCGACACTTCCATCTCAGATTGAACTGCCTTAAGCTGGGACGGTATCGGGATGCACCGGACCGTGGCTGGAAGTGTTTGACGTGACTGAACCTCTCGACAAAGAAGTGGATGACCTCCTTGAAGCCGCAGCGTCATGGCATGCGCGGCTTGACCTAGGCACGGCCAAGCTTAAGGACTTTGAGCGCTGGCGCGATGCCGACCCGCGCCATGCCGCGGCCTTCGCTCGCATCGTGGGCACGGATGAATTGATCGAGGATGTGAAGTTCCGGCTTATTGACGAAGTCGATGAATTCGAGGTGCCGCCTGGGACGATGAGCCGTCGGCAATGGTTAGGTGGCGCCATTGCCGGCGCGGCGGCTGTGGTACTTGGGGGAGGGGGGCTATTTGCGCTTCTCAATCGCCACGCCCGTGCGGAAACCCAAATTGGTGAGCGGAAAAGCCTGACCTTGACCGATGGCGCGCGCCTGGAGGTGAACACGGACACCCGGCTGTCGTGGACGTGGGGTGAGCGTAAAAAAGAGGTCTGGCTGAAGCAGGGCGAAATCGCTGTTTCCGTGCCGGCGTCGTCGCAAGACGTTTCGATCCATGCGTTGGGCTAC includes:
- a CDS encoding FecR domain-containing protein gives rise to the protein MTEPLDKEVDDLLEAAASWHARLDLGTAKLKDFERWRDADPRHAAAFARIVGTDELIEDVKFRLIDEVDEFEVPPGTMSRRQWLGGAIAGAAAVVLGGGGLFALLNRHARAETQIGERKSLTLTDGARLEVNTDTRLSWTWGERKKEVWLKQGEIAVSVPASSQDVSIHALGYEIKPSEGEVNVRIRNGALEVTCLKGMVQIFEPPVRRAPNVVVEEAAPPMLKPGQAYSSASSNLGIKTLTETDIQTVQAWQSDELFFTGQTLAAVVAEFNRYLTRKIVIRDRSIEGLRLGGRFNVHDAQAFLQSLKGSFGIQASDEGDVIALTRS
- a CDS encoding RNA polymerase sigma factor, producing the protein MDIDQVEKFYINARAVGALDRHIGARLLSRRILLQMSEQWLADAMGLRLDELEAMETGTMRIGPRRLAFIGAALDVADRYFFLDFLETPDGASRRPGWLREVDCWFRDRVAPYENLLLSVAKDLIGSKGAARDLVHDVYAQVLVGDRWRTIENPKAYLRKSVVHAAYAFLAKSRIVPLAHGDDVKDDVKDELPGPDVEAEQRDHLRRVLVAMNKLPPKSRRVMILRKVQGLSGQEIAKRLGISLKGVEIHLTRGMVALNKHLEADAVGLGLNATLYTQDSTADTSISD